AGGCTTTGACCATTTTGCGTTTGATAGGGACTgacatatttttatcaaaaaatgagAGTGCCACCACCTCTGGGCTCAAGTACCATaaatggtttttaatttttttcaagacaGCTTCAGATAAACACTTGTCAATAGTtctacgagggctgctatatatattctggcctagggcaacaccaagtgttgccaggtgcaatctgacatttccattggaatgtttgacattttttagcagaacatcactcagaacgttttgtcatttaatcgtgaatttttttatttacagggaattataaaattcatctcggccaaaaaatggaattaactcgtgaacattttcgtgcgatcatttttcacaactttcgacgtggattatcacgacaagagtgcatcaatgaactaaaatctttgtatggctatgaagcaccatcctatagcattgtgaaaaactggtacaacgaattcaatcgtggccgacgctcgctcaaagacgaattccgtgaaggtcctccaaaacagccgttgtgccagaaaacatcaaTGCAGTACGTGAattgataatgcaagaccgtcatgtaacataccttcagatagaggcatgcctatgcatttcttccaccagcatacattcgatattgcatgaacacctggccgtaaaaaaggtttgttctcgttggatcccgcacaatttgacaatcgctcaaaaaaaggctcgtgtggattggtgtaaagaaatgctgaaaaaatacgatcgcggtgcttcaaaagacgttaataagatcgtcacaggtgacgaatcatggatctatacgtatgagcccgaaacaaaacagcaatcgacaaaaaaaaaaaaataaaagaaccaTTTTCGCTTTCAAGCATTGCAAATCTTGGTTCGGAGCCGCTGTAGCAAGAGGTGCAGTATACCAAAatctcacatatgtatgtatataaataccaCGAATAAACACGCGtccaataaacttttttcttcttctggtGATAGTTCAAAAGCATCTCGAAAAACGTaagtttttaatgagtaaaTGCCTTTCGACATCCAGCGAGCGTGATGGAAAGCTCCAggtttataaaaatgaatactTTGATGGTCGACAATACCAAGAAATATTCGGGACAATTCAAGAAGCTCTTTGTAATCGTCGCGGAGTAAAACCGTATCTAATAAATTTTGGATGTTTCGATCTATTTCGTCAACTTGattaatcatttttttatgaattttatttccCTCTAATCcttctttgaatttatttttatctattgtATTCCAAGAAGTctgaaacttttcaaacaaaGGGACGTTTGGTCCAGTAGTACCTGGTAACTTTGAAGTAAAAACACTCGTAAGAGTTAGCTCAAATATGTGATGTCGACACGGTAGCCATAATAAATCTGCATCCAGCATTTGTTCCAATAATAGTGCCGCTCCATTATTGCAACCTAGATTAGAAGCGGTTGTATCGCAACACAGTGCCTTGATAGATTCGGTTaagttcaaattattaaaaacactATAAATTTCTTCAGCTTGAGTTTTTCCTTTTCCGTCAGGTAAAGCAGGTAcgctcaaaatttttttagccCCATTATTACTAATTAAAATAGGTACGCGATCAACTTGCTTACACGAAACAGTATCTGGTATAAGCTTACCTTCCCAATAAGGACAGCTGCAGTAAGCTGGACgtcatcaaataatttttgaattcttaaaGCTTTTTGCtctcgaattttttttcactgttCATTAAATGGTGTCTTATTCAAAATTAGTTTATTGGTATCAAATTCTAATGCTTCAGATATTGCAGATATAATACGGACAGAATTTCTATAAGAGACTTTACAATTATCCAATGTAGCGACAACGTTCTCTGTCATAATATTAATAGTTCCACTCATATCCTTCCGATTATAATATCTTCCACCTAGTTAAAATTCTGATCGTTGACTTAGGGTGAAGAAAAGGTTAATGCTTCCCCACTAGACGTTGCTCCACCCGCGCTTGTCAAACTCAACGGCAAATGGTTTTCTGAAAGAAAATCAATTAtgttttattgttaaattaatgcACTCAATAGATAAATAAACGTAATGATTGAGTTCAAGTCTAATACCTGAATTGTCTCTTGATAATTCAGAATCATTTAACTGGTGTTCTACATTACACGATGCTGCTTCGATGTTTTCAGAGGACCGATTATCATTTACAATGAGTGGATTATCAGAAATTGATACTTCAGCAGAGCGATCATCATCCTGTTTCTCTGaaatagcatatatgtatattgaatattaactcacataaaaaagtaaattcaagtattttataaacgtttcatttattaattgactaatattttattgataataCCAGATAATTCAATTACATTTCCTCGTTGATTGCCCGAAAAATTCAGATGAAATTGTCTTTCTGATCGTTGATCGATTGTCATCTAATATAAAATTACCAGCaaatatccaaaattttttaactttttctaaaGTTATTTTACATCCATCGTACActgttgttttgatatttttagtaTAATAAAATAGTAACCTTAAAACTTGTTTATTAGAAGGTAATTTATTACCATTTATATCATCCGTAAGGTTCTTCAATAAAAACATTcgttttcgtaaatttttttctaaactcaTGATGAAAGTTCTTAATTTTCAATAGATTGGAGCTCTCGAGGTTAGAAAGATATTTTTTAGCTGAATACCAAATCAATTTTTACACTTTCTATTCATTGCACTAGTCACATTaacttaacaattaaaaattcaatattataaAGTGAATTAAGAATTGTACCGTTTACTATCCAAAAATGGAATATTGCTGTCAAAAGAACCACAACAACCAGAATAgacaataagtaaaaaattagtttgttgttttttattcactttaacGACCGTCCGCTAGAGGGCCACGTATCCAATATATCtggttgttttatttattttgtgttggTAATAACCATATTACCGTACTTCAATTTGAACTATAATTCCTTCATAGAATCACTGTGTGACTTTCAgaagcaaaaaataagaaactttaaatgaaattcagaataaaaattaactagTAAGTagtttaagcaaaataattaaaataatcaatacaaataaattttgaccCTTCCAAAGGTtaggtaataaatattttgcgccaatatgaaaatttctccGTCTAAAGGTATCATAATAGAAGCGGAATTGAGCATTGTTGGTAAGTTAAACAGTGTAATGTACGAAACAAGAATTATTTgctaaatagtgcaaaaatccCATGTTAATTAAATGGGAAAAGTATCCTTATTTAGGCAGGGTTAAACGgcatcgaaaaaatttttctttgtttccaaaattgtttttaggtCAAAAAGAAACGATTTTGACACTACCAAAGTGGAAATAGCCAactggtaaataacggacaccctaatgtatactcGCAACTCCCGTCAGCCGGTTAGGCCTCGTTTGGCTGTGTGTGAAAGTGTGTAGTATTCTCAGATTTGGGAAAGATGGATAAAGCACAATATAGATCGGTGCTGCGTATATTCTTTTTGGCTGGGAAACATGTAGTGAAATCAAGGAACGCTTTGACGCTGTATACAGTGATATTTCTTCTCTTATGGCGATTGtaaaaaatttggttaaatGCGTTTTAACATGGTCACATGTCGGTTTTGGATAAATCAAGTTCAAATGACGGTTAACCTGAGAATAATGTGATAAAAATACCGTTCCTACGACAGACTGGTCTATTTTTATCCAGCCAAAGACTGTTAAGTTGGCAGaattctgtcgctacaacaGCTACAGCAATACGTGATAAAAGTCCCTCGACAGACCGCCAATTGAATATGTGAAAAGGAAGATGATAGGAACTGCTTCTGGTAATCACAAAGAAAACACAGGGCTGTACTACGATCATTTATTGGGATGAATTGATGGCGAATTTCAGAAAACGGCTCccaagaaaaaaaacaagagaTAAATGAATcactattttatttcaaattcttttATTCTATAAGATATGTTGTTATCGGACTGCCTTTGTATGTGAGATTTAAACCACGAGAAAATTACCGGAATTCACGCGCCTTCGCTGGACAGCAGCATAATCACTAAGCTACAAATTAAGTTACGCATcttcaattgtttttgtttgataacCAATACCGCTTAAAGAACTACTAAAGATACGCAAGCAACTCGACTGAATGGTTTCCCACGACTAAGCTTTTAGACTAGCGGTCAGCGAGTcaacatatttgaatatatatattttgtgagttgcctcattataatattttaaaaattgtttttgcatttttgttagaaaaaacatattttacgaAAAGATCTCCAAATTCATTTGAAGATAAATGAAGATGACTAGTTTCTTTTATCCTGCCAAGAACCATGCACTCACCATAATCCAAGAAAGTATTAAAAGGTGAGTATatccttttttctatattcctttttcaactgattttttcagttttttttaaatactttaattaaaCAAGCTGTAAATTTACTTACCATTGAAAGCGACTAAGGAAAATAATAAGGAACACGTTTTGTTTgcgaaatttgtttaaaaaattatcgtaAGGTTGATCCACAATCGATAGATTTCATTTGAACAAAATTGCAGCTCA
This DNA window, taken from Bactrocera tryoni isolate S06 unplaced genomic scaffold, CSIRO_BtryS06_freeze2 scaffold_120, whole genome shotgun sequence, encodes the following:
- the LOC120780015 gene encoding uncharacterized protein LOC120780015 isoform X1, which produces MTIDQRSERQFHLNFSGNQRGNVIELSEKQDDDRSAEVSISDNPLIVNDNRSSENIEAASCNVEHQLNDSELSRDNSENHLPLSLTSAGGATSSGEALTFSSP
- the LOC120780015 gene encoding uncharacterized protein LOC120780015 isoform X3; this encodes MWANPSLCKIQLEREKQDDDRSAEVSISDNPLIVNDNRSSENIEAASCNVEHQLNDSELSRDNSENHLPLSLTSAGGATSSGEALTFSSP
- the LOC120780015 gene encoding uncharacterized protein LOC120780015 isoform X2, with the protein product MSLEKNLRKRMFLLKNLTDDINEKQDDDRSAEVSISDNPLIVNDNRSSENIEAASCNVEHQLNDSELSRDNSENHLPLSLTSAGGATSSGEALTFSSP